A single genomic interval of Cervus elaphus chromosome 19, mCerEla1.1, whole genome shotgun sequence harbors:
- the LOC122675961 gene encoding heterogeneous nuclear ribonucleoprotein A3-like, producing MEGHDPKEPEQLRKLFIGGLSFETTDDSLREHFEKWGTLTDCVVMRDPQTKHSRGFGFVTYSCVEEVDAAMCARPHKVDGRVVEPKRAVSREDSVKPGAHLTVKKIFVGGIKEDTEEYNLRDYFEKYGKIETIEVMEDRQSGKKRGFAFVTFDDHDTVDKIVVQKYHTINGHNCEVKKALSKQEMQSAGSQRGRGGGSGNFMGRGGNFGGGGGNFGRGGNFGGRGGYGGGGGGSRGSYGGGDGGYNGFGGDGGNYGGGPGYSSRGGYGGGGPGYGNQGGGYGGGGGGYDGYNEGGNFGGNYGGGGNYNDFGNYSGQQQSNYGPMKGGSFGGRSSGSPYGGGYGSGGGSGGYGSRRF from the coding sequence ATGGAGGGTCACGATCCCAAGGAACCAGAGCAGTTGAGAAAGCTGTTTATCGGTGGTCTGAGCTTTGAAACTACAGAtgatagcttaagagaacattttgaGAAATGGGGCACACTTACAGATTGTGTGGTGATGAGAGACCCCCAAACAAAGCATTCCCGGGGCTTTGGTTTTGTGACTTACTCTTGTGTTGAAGAAGTGGATGCAGCAATGTGTGCTCGACCACACAAGGTTGATGGGCGTGTAGTGGAACCAAAGAGAGCTGTTTCTAGAGAGGATTCTGTAAAGCCTGGTGCCCATCTAACAGTGAAGAAAATTTTTGTTGGTGGTATTAAAGAAGATACAGAAGAATATAATTTGAGAGACTACTTTGAAAAGTATGGCAAGATTGAAACCATAGAAGTTATGGAAGACAGGCAGAGTGGAAAAAAGAGAGGATTTGCTTTTGTAACTTTTGATGATCATGATACAGTTGATAAAATTGTTGTTCAGAAATACCACACTATTAATGGGCATAATTGTGAAGTGAAAAAGGCCCTTTCTAAACAAGAGATGCAATCTGCTGGATCACAAAGAGGTCGTGGAGGTGGATCTGGCAACTTTATGGGTCGTGGCGGAAACTTTGGAGGTGGTGGAGGTAACTTTGGCCGTGGTGGAAACTTTGGTGGAAGAGGAGGctatggtggtggaggtggtggcagCCGAGGGAGTTatggaggaggtgatggtggaTACAATGGATTTGGAGGTGATGGTGGCAACTATGGCGGTGGTCCTGGTTATAGTAGTAGAGGAGGTTACGGTGGTGGTGGACCAGGATATGGAAACCAAGGTGGTGGATATGGTGGCGGTGGTGGAGGATATGATGGTTACAATGAAGGAGGAAATTTTGGAGGTAACTATGGTGGTGGTGGAAACTATAATGATTTTGGAAATTATAGTGGACAACAGCAATCAAATTATGGACCCATGAAAGGGGGTAGTTTTGGTGGAAGAAGCTCGGGCAGTCCCTATGGTGGTGGTTATGGATCTGGTGGTGGAAGTGGTGGATATGGTAGCAGAAGGTTctaa